Proteins encoded within one genomic window of Halobacteroides halobius DSM 5150:
- a CDS encoding RNA methyltransferase — MGQSNLYLALLHYPVYNKNMEVITTTVTNLDLHDIARASRTYNLKQYYVVNPLESQQKMVNRMNEYWSSDFGAEYNPDRKEAFNVIQVESELDDVIADIKAREGQEPIVISTDARTYPNTISFSKLKTDIQKEESPYLLMLGTGWGLTKEVMNSADYILEPISGVGDYNHLSVRSAASIMLDRLLGSR, encoded by the coding sequence ATGGGCCAATCTAATTTATACTTAGCCTTGTTACATTACCCAGTTTATAATAAGAATATGGAAGTGATTACTACAACTGTTACTAACCTTGATTTACATGATATTGCTCGGGCTAGTAGAACTTATAATTTAAAACAGTATTATGTTGTTAATCCTTTAGAATCCCAACAGAAAATGGTAAATCGAATGAATGAGTATTGGTCTAGTGATTTTGGGGCAGAATATAATCCTGACCGTAAAGAGGCATTTAATGTAATTCAAGTTGAAAGTGAACTTGATGATGTAATTGCAGATATTAAAGCAAGAGAGGGCCAAGAACCAATAGTAATTAGTACTGATGCTCGAACTTATCCTAATACAATAAGCTTTTCTAAATTAAAAACTGATATCCAAAAGGAAGAAAGCCCTTATCTTTTGATGTTAGGGACTGGTTGGGGCTTAACTAAAGAAGTGATGAATTCAGCTGATTATATTTTAGAACCAATATCTGGTGTAGGAGATTATAATCACTTATCAGTTAGAAGTGCAGCTTCTATTATGCTTGATAGATTGTTAGGTTCACGGTAG
- the rplS gene encoding 50S ribosomal protein L19, whose translation MNLVDVVEQEQMKEDVTEFNPGDTVKVHYKVEEGGKERIQIFEGVVIKRQGGGIRETFTVRKTSFGVGVERIFPLHSPKVDKIELVREGDVNRAKLYYLRERKGKAARVKAKRRNRR comes from the coding sequence ATGAATTTAGTTGATGTAGTTGAACAAGAACAGATGAAAGAGGATGTAACAGAATTTAATCCTGGAGATACCGTAAAAGTACACTATAAGGTAGAAGAAGGCGGGAAAGAAAGAATTCAGATTTTTGAAGGTGTTGTAATCAAGCGTCAAGGTGGAGGAATTCGTGAAACATTTACTGTAAGAAAGACATCATTTGGTGTTGGTGTTGAGCGTATATTCCCATTACATTCTCCAAAAGTTGATAAAATTGAGCTTGTTAGAGAAGGAGATGTTAATCGAGCTAAACTATATTACCTTAGAGAACGAAAAGGTAAAGCAGCTCGAGTTAAAGCAAAAAGAAGAAACCGAAGATAA
- the rimM gene encoding ribosome maturation factor RimM (Essential for efficient processing of 16S rRNA): MAEKLITIGKITRHQGNKGEVRVKALTDFPEHFKELKEVYLVKRNNKVKVEIENVRYHKGFVILKFINFDDIGKAIEYKDYDIKIFESDTKDLEEGSYYLYQVIGLEVYTNDNDYLGKVEDILETGANDVYIVNNKEEELLIPALKDVIKEIDLDNNKMEVELPAGLR; the protein is encoded by the coding sequence ATGGCAGAAAAATTAATTACAATTGGGAAAATAACCCGGCATCAAGGGAATAAAGGTGAAGTTAGAGTTAAAGCGTTGACTGATTTTCCTGAGCACTTTAAAGAGTTGAAAGAAGTTTATTTAGTTAAAAGAAATAATAAGGTCAAGGTTGAAATAGAGAATGTTAGATATCATAAAGGATTTGTGATTTTAAAATTTATTAATTTTGATGATATAGGAAAGGCTATTGAGTATAAAGATTATGATATTAAAATTTTTGAAAGTGATACTAAAGATTTAGAAGAAGGTAGTTATTATTTATATCAAGTCATAGGATTAGAGGTATATACTAATGATAATGATTATTTAGGCAAGGTGGAAGATATTTTAGAAACCGGAGCTAATGATGTTTATATAGTTAATAATAAAGAAGAAGAATTATTGATACCTGCACTGAAGGATGTGATAAAAGAAATAGATCTAGACAATAATAAAATGGAAGTTGAGCTACCAGCAGGTCTAAGATAG
- a CDS encoding stage V sporulation protein S: MEMLKVSANSNPKSVAGALAAVLREEGSAELQSVGAGAVNQAVKAIAIVRGFVAPNGMDLITIPAFVEIEIGGEERTAIKFIIEQR; the protein is encoded by the coding sequence ATGGAAATGTTGAAAGTATCAGCAAATTCAAATCCTAAATCTGTAGCTGGAGCTTTAGCAGCAGTATTAAGAGAAGAAGGTAGTGCTGAATTACAAAGTGTTGGGGCAGGAGCAGTCAATCAAGCAGTAAAGGCAATTGCTATTGTGCGTGGTTTTGTAGCACCAAATGGTATGGATTTAATTACTATCCCGGCTTTTGTTGAAATTGAGATTGGTGGAGAAGAACGGACTGCTATTAAATTTATTATAGAACAACGTTAA
- the ffh gene encoding signal recognition particle protein, with amino-acid sequence MIFEGLSEKLQNAFDKLKGKGKLSEDDVKAALREVKLALLEADVNYKVVKGFISKIEERAVGHEVLDSLTPAQQVIKIVNEELTDLMGGTQSKISFASNPPTVIMMAGLQGAGKTTTVGKLAKQLKNQGKNPLLVAGDIYRPAAIKQLQVLGDRLDQPVFSMGDKQSPVDIAKAAINNAESNGHDVVIIDTAGRLHIDEELMDELKQIKSEVIPHEILLVVDAMTGQDAVNVAEEFDDALGVDGVVLTKLDGDARGGAALSISSVTGKPIKFVGTGEKLDNLEPFHPDRMSSRILGMGDVLSLIEKAEEQMDEERAKELEQKLREKKFTLEDFLDQLEQVRNMGPLDEILGMIPGAGKQLKNLNMDEKQLDYIEAIINSMTIEERRNPEIINGSRRRRIAAGSGTSVQQVNRLLKQFKQTKKMMDQLGDAQKGMAGKLKGKMNLPFF; translated from the coding sequence ATGATCTTTGAAGGGTTATCTGAAAAATTACAAAATGCTTTTGATAAATTAAAAGGAAAAGGTAAGTTATCCGAAGATGATGTTAAAGCTGCTTTAAGAGAAGTAAAGTTAGCTTTATTAGAGGCAGATGTAAATTATAAAGTTGTTAAGGGTTTTATTAGTAAAATTGAAGAGCGGGCAGTTGGTCATGAAGTATTAGATAGTCTAACCCCTGCTCAACAAGTTATTAAGATAGTTAATGAAGAATTAACAGATTTAATGGGAGGAACGCAAAGTAAAATCAGTTTTGCTTCTAATCCGCCTACAGTAATAATGATGGCAGGATTACAAGGTGCTGGTAAAACGACTACTGTTGGTAAATTGGCTAAACAGCTTAAGAACCAAGGGAAGAACCCTTTATTAGTAGCTGGAGATATTTATAGGCCGGCTGCTATTAAGCAATTACAGGTATTAGGTGATCGGTTAGATCAACCCGTATTTAGTATGGGTGATAAACAAAGTCCTGTTGATATTGCTAAAGCTGCTATTAATAATGCAGAGTCAAATGGTCATGATGTAGTAATTATAGATACTGCTGGTCGATTGCATATTGATGAAGAGTTAATGGATGAGCTTAAGCAAATTAAAAGTGAAGTAATTCCACATGAGATTTTATTAGTTGTTGATGCTATGACTGGTCAAGATGCTGTGAATGTAGCAGAAGAATTTGATGATGCCCTAGGAGTAGATGGTGTTGTTTTAACTAAGCTAGATGGTGATGCTCGTGGTGGTGCAGCTTTATCTATTAGTTCAGTAACTGGCAAACCAATTAAATTTGTTGGTACCGGAGAAAAGCTGGATAATCTAGAACCTTTCCATCCAGATAGAATGTCTTCTCGTATCTTAGGTATGGGAGATGTTTTAAGCTTAATTGAAAAGGCCGAAGAACAGATGGATGAGGAAAGGGCCAAAGAATTAGAACAAAAACTACGTGAGAAAAAGTTCACTCTAGAAGATTTTTTAGACCAGTTAGAACAGGTTCGAAATATGGGACCACTTGATGAAATATTAGGTATGATTCCTGGTGCAGGAAAACAGCTAAAAAATCTTAATATGGATGAAAAACAATTAGATTACATTGAAGCAATAATTAATTCTATGACAATAGAGGAACGTCGTAATCCAGAGATAATTAATGGAAGTCGGCGACGTAGAATTGCTGCAGGTAGTGGAACTTCAGTGCAACAAGTTAATCGCTTATTAAAGCAATTTAAACAGACGAAAAAAATGATGGACCAGCTAGGAGATGCTCAAAAAGGAATGGCAGGTAAATTGAAAGGAAAGATGAACTTGCCTTTCTTTTAG
- the rpsP gene encoding 30S ribosomal protein S16: MAVKIRLKRIGSNRNAAYRLVVTDSRNPRDGRFIEEIGSYDPTTEPETIKIKEEKALEWLQNGAKPSDTVRNLFSGEGIMKKFDELKK; encoded by the coding sequence ATGGCAGTTAAGATTAGATTAAAAAGAATTGGTTCAAATAGAAATGCTGCTTATAGATTAGTAGTTACTGATTCTAGAAATCCTCGTGATGGGAGATTTATTGAAGAAATAGGTTCTTATGATCCTACTACTGAGCCTGAAACTATAAAGATTAAGGAAGAAAAGGCTTTAGAATGGCTACAGAATGGTGCTAAGCCTTCTGATACTGTTCGTAATCTGTTTAGTGGGGAAGGAATTATGAAGAAATTTGATGAATTAAAGAAATAA
- a CDS encoding KH domain-containing protein, whose protein sequence is MEVLYLKDLLELIAKNIVDNPSEVKVTKVEGSQSVILELEVADEDMGKVIGKKGRIAKAIRTVVKAAVTKKKKRVIVEIIQ, encoded by the coding sequence ATGGAGGTGCTCTATTTGAAAGATCTATTAGAGCTAATAGCTAAAAATATTGTAGATAACCCTAGTGAAGTTAAAGTAACTAAGGTTGAAGGTTCTCAATCAGTTATTTTAGAATTAGAAGTTGCTGATGAAGATATGGGAAAAGTTATAGGTAAAAAAGGGAGAATTGCTAAAGCAATTCGAACTGTAGTTAAAGCAGCAGTAACTAAAAAGAAGAAAAGGGTTATTGTAGAAATCATACAATAA
- the trmD gene encoding tRNA (guanosine(37)-N1)-methyltransferase TrmD, which translates to MKFDILTLFPDMFDGVLNSSILKRAQKEGLINFNITDIRNYCEDKHNQADDYPYGGGVGMVLKPEPIFKAVNDLQLADSQTPVVFLTPQGKTFDQSLAKDLVKKDRLVLLCGHYEGVDQRVRDELVTHEVSIGDYVLTGGELPAMVLVDAISRLVPGVVGSSKSVIQDSFYQGLLDYPQYTRPQEYNSLEVPQVLLSGNHAKIDRWRRKKALEKTLVKRPDLLKEEELSNKDKNLLEEIKKELGKECQDGPI; encoded by the coding sequence ATGAAATTTGATATCTTGACTTTATTTCCAGATATGTTTGATGGGGTTTTAAATTCTAGTATTTTAAAACGAGCTCAAAAAGAAGGACTGATTAATTTTAATATTACAGATATTCGTAATTATTGTGAAGATAAACATAATCAAGCTGATGATTATCCTTATGGTGGGGGAGTAGGAATGGTACTTAAACCAGAGCCAATTTTTAAGGCCGTTAATGATCTTCAATTAGCAGATTCACAGACCCCAGTAGTTTTTTTAACTCCTCAAGGGAAGACGTTTGATCAATCATTAGCTAAAGACTTAGTAAAAAAAGATCGCCTAGTTTTATTATGTGGTCATTACGAAGGAGTTGACCAACGGGTAAGAGATGAGCTAGTAACACATGAGGTATCTATTGGTGATTATGTTTTAACAGGAGGAGAATTACCAGCTATGGTATTAGTAGATGCTATTTCTAGATTAGTTCCGGGAGTAGTAGGTAGTTCAAAATCTGTAATCCAAGATTCTTTTTACCAAGGATTATTAGATTATCCTCAGTATACTAGGCCTCAAGAGTATAATAGTTTAGAGGTGCCTCAGGTATTATTAAGTGGAAATCATGCTAAAATTGATCGTTGGAGAAGAAAGAAAGCTTTGGAAAAGACCTTAGTTAAACGACCTGATTTATTAAAAGAAGAAGAATTATCAAATAAAGATAAAAATCTCTTAGAAGAAATTAAAAAAGAGCTGGGAAAGGAGTGTCAAGATGGGCCAATCTAA
- the smc gene encoding chromosome segregation protein SMC produces the protein MLLKNIKMKGFKSFANQVKLDFEPATTGVIGPNGSGKSNIADAIRWVLGEQSAKALRGSKMKDIIFAGSEQRRPLKKAEVSLTFDNSDGELDIDYNTVTITRRVSKDGRSDYLINNNRCRLKDIKRLLLDTGMGKDAYSIIGQGKVETILNGQATDRRGLFEEAAGISKHKQRKEKAVDKLDNTKQNLQRIEDIVSEIERQLGPLEKDAKDAKKYKEFEAELEEKEVNLLLNKYANLEEKLDEKIALKQQLSYKLTNIKAEVSEYDLKINNYNDQVEKLNIEIEEDRNQLFGLKSKVESLKNKLELAIERKADLEQREDKLKNEIKSATEKIDLAKEKIEKKEKQQQETTQLLTKKKTSLEAKEEVKDKLAAKLDDKLITKEETRDNHIQQADQIKKQQYQLETVKKELNRYQQQITGLRKEKTELDAKIQKLKTEKQTEESQLTEINNKLDQYHKEFKEKEDLKEELKTKFKELDQKHTKLKKKVDNKKSRLEALQGLAENYSGYYKGVKSLLQAADNKKLAGICGVVAELIDVPKKYETAVEIALGSALQNIIVENNNVGEEAINYLKKERKGRATLLPLNLVNARSLREKEKKALKIEGAIGVATELIDYQTKYKPAIKNLLGRVIIAQNISQAVKVSKAAKQRVKVVTLDGEVVRPGGAMTGGSYNKNNNLLGRSREIEQLEQEIKKLTAQLKQVGDLGIKKKDKLVETEKSLAQVSEKIHQLEIKQTTTNKDYQQISEQVNRLQDRLSVKVSKINQFKKEISALETKKDKLVKNLNQSNITDNLETVMTKLEKEIELLEEDKEKMNGQITNLKVEIASLEQQQNQIKEDIANQEQLINQYKGEIKEKESVIKRIKEKINQLANKRTKLSSQKQKKTEQVTKIGDNLSKLQDEKKVIKQKIRQAQKESKAVREKLEKIQEEFNQVKVDLGQLKVKLGNIEDKLETEYELDIYDKLDNRVVIENYNQVEEKIKKLKKKMKSLEPVNLAAITEYKNLNKRYDFLQEQHQDLIKAKESLQQVIAEIDQEMEEKFFATFKDVKKEFETIFVDLFEGGEAELILTDRDNLLETEIEINAQPPGKKLQKLSLMSGGEKALTATALIFALLKINPSPFYILDELDAPLDDANVNRFASYLQELSDKAQFIIITHRKGTMKVLDALYGVTMEESGVSKLVSLKLNDLKDY, from the coding sequence ATGTTACTTAAAAATATAAAGATGAAAGGGTTTAAATCATTTGCCAACCAAGTAAAGTTAGATTTTGAACCAGCTACTACAGGGGTGATTGGCCCTAATGGCAGTGGAAAGAGTAATATTGCTGATGCGATTAGATGGGTGTTAGGTGAACAGAGTGCTAAAGCCTTACGGGGTAGTAAAATGAAGGATATAATCTTTGCAGGTAGTGAGCAAAGAAGACCTTTAAAAAAGGCCGAAGTTTCTTTAACCTTTGATAATAGTGATGGAGAGTTAGATATTGATTATAATACAGTTACTATTACTCGTAGAGTGAGTAAGGATGGTAGAAGTGACTACTTAATTAATAATAATAGATGCCGTTTAAAAGATATCAAAAGACTTTTGTTAGATACTGGAATGGGCAAGGACGCTTATTCTATTATTGGGCAAGGAAAAGTAGAGACTATTTTGAATGGACAAGCTACTGACCGGCGAGGATTATTTGAAGAGGCAGCAGGAATTAGTAAGCATAAGCAACGTAAAGAAAAAGCTGTTGATAAATTAGATAATACAAAACAAAATCTACAACGGATTGAGGATATAGTTAGTGAGATTGAGCGACAACTTGGCCCTTTAGAAAAAGACGCTAAAGATGCTAAAAAGTATAAAGAATTTGAAGCAGAATTAGAAGAGAAAGAAGTAAATTTGTTACTAAATAAATATGCTAATTTAGAAGAGAAGTTGGATGAAAAGATTGCTTTAAAACAACAGTTATCCTATAAATTAACCAATATTAAAGCAGAGGTTAGTGAATATGATTTAAAAATTAATAATTATAATGATCAAGTTGAGAAATTAAATATTGAGATTGAAGAAGATAGAAATCAATTATTTGGATTAAAAAGTAAAGTAGAGAGTTTAAAAAATAAATTAGAATTAGCTATAGAAAGAAAAGCAGATTTAGAGCAGCGAGAAGATAAATTAAAGAATGAAATTAAATCAGCAACAGAAAAAATTGATTTAGCTAAGGAAAAGATAGAAAAGAAAGAAAAGCAACAGCAAGAAACAACTCAATTATTAACTAAAAAGAAGACTTCTTTAGAGGCTAAAGAAGAAGTAAAGGACAAACTTGCGGCAAAGTTAGATGATAAATTAATTACTAAAGAAGAGACTAGAGACAATCATATCCAACAAGCTGATCAGATTAAAAAGCAACAGTATCAATTAGAAACAGTAAAGAAAGAACTTAATCGTTATCAACAACAGATTACTGGTTTAAGAAAAGAAAAAACAGAGTTAGATGCAAAAATACAAAAGCTTAAAACTGAAAAACAAACAGAAGAAAGCCAGTTAACGGAAATTAATAATAAATTAGACCAGTATCACAAAGAATTCAAAGAAAAAGAGGATTTAAAAGAAGAGCTAAAGACTAAATTTAAAGAATTAGATCAAAAACATACAAAATTAAAGAAAAAAGTTGATAATAAAAAATCAAGGTTAGAGGCTTTACAAGGTTTAGCAGAAAATTATTCTGGATATTATAAAGGAGTAAAAAGTCTTTTACAGGCAGCGGATAATAAAAAATTAGCAGGTATTTGTGGGGTTGTAGCGGAATTAATAGATGTGCCTAAAAAGTATGAAACAGCTGTTGAGATAGCTTTAGGTAGTGCTTTACAAAATATAATAGTAGAAAATAATAATGTAGGAGAAGAAGCAATTAATTATTTAAAGAAGGAAAGAAAAGGTAGAGCAACTTTATTACCACTAAATTTAGTTAATGCTCGTAGTTTAAGAGAGAAAGAAAAAAAGGCTTTAAAGATAGAAGGAGCAATTGGAGTAGCTACTGAATTAATTGATTATCAGACAAAATATAAGCCTGCTATTAAGAACTTATTAGGCCGAGTAATTATTGCTCAAAATATTAGTCAAGCCGTTAAAGTTTCTAAAGCTGCTAAACAAAGAGTTAAGGTTGTTACTTTAGATGGAGAAGTTGTTCGTCCTGGTGGAGCAATGACAGGTGGAAGTTATAATAAAAATAATAATTTATTAGGTCGTTCTCGAGAAATTGAGCAATTAGAGCAAGAAATAAAAAAATTAACTGCTCAATTAAAGCAAGTTGGAGATTTAGGAATAAAGAAAAAAGATAAACTAGTCGAGACTGAAAAAAGCTTGGCCCAAGTATCAGAAAAAATACATCAATTAGAAATAAAACAAACAACTACTAATAAAGACTATCAACAAATCAGTGAACAAGTTAATCGCCTACAAGATAGATTATCAGTCAAAGTAAGTAAAATTAATCAATTTAAAAAAGAAATATCTGCTTTAGAAACTAAAAAAGATAAGTTAGTAAAGAATTTAAACCAATCAAATATAACAGATAATCTAGAAACTGTAATGACTAAATTAGAAAAAGAAATTGAATTATTAGAAGAGGATAAAGAAAAGATGAATGGTCAAATTACTAATCTTAAAGTAGAGATTGCCTCTTTAGAGCAACAGCAAAATCAAATTAAGGAAGATATTGCTAACCAAGAACAGTTAATTAATCAATATAAAGGTGAAATTAAAGAAAAAGAGTCTGTTATTAAAAGAATAAAAGAGAAAATTAATCAATTAGCAAATAAAAGGACAAAGCTATCATCTCAAAAGCAGAAAAAAACGGAACAAGTAACTAAGATAGGGGATAACTTAAGTAAACTCCAAGATGAAAAGAAAGTGATTAAACAAAAAATTAGACAAGCTCAAAAAGAATCCAAGGCAGTTAGAGAAAAACTAGAAAAGATACAAGAAGAATTTAATCAAGTTAAAGTAGATTTAGGCCAGCTTAAAGTAAAATTAGGCAATATCGAAGATAAATTAGAAACTGAGTATGAATTAGATATTTATGATAAATTAGATAATAGAGTAGTGATTGAAAATTATAATCAAGTTGAAGAAAAGATAAAAAAATTAAAGAAAAAAATGAAAAGTTTAGAACCTGTTAATTTAGCAGCTATAACAGAATATAAAAACTTAAACAAAAGATATGACTTTTTACAAGAGCAACATCAAGATCTAATAAAAGCTAAAGAGTCACTACAGCAAGTTATTGCTGAGATTGATCAAGAAATGGAAGAAAAGTTTTTTGCTACTTTTAAAGATGTTAAAAAGGAGTTTGAAACCATCTTCGTAGATTTATTCGAAGGGGGAGAAGCTGAATTAATTTTGACTGATCGAGATAACCTATTAGAAACTGAGATAGAAATTAATGCTCAACCACCGGGGAAGAAACTCCAGAAGTTGTCTTTAATGTCAGGGGGAGAAAAAGCATTAACTGCTACTGCTTTAATTTTTGCTTTATTAAAGATTAATCCAAGCCCTTTTTATATTTTAGATGAATTAGATGCTCCATTAGATGATGCTAATGTTAATAGATTTGCTAGTTACTTGCAGGAGTTATCAGATAAAGCCCAGTTTATTATAATTACCCATAGAAAAGGAACAATGAAGGTATTAGATGCTTTATATGGAGTAACTATGGAGGAATCAGGAGTTTCTAAGCTTGTTTCTTTAAAGTTAAATGATCTAAAGGATTATTAA
- the ylxM gene encoding YlxM family DNA-binding protein codes for MLDLDRVVTVGRLFSLYGPLLTDKQQKLVKLYYYQDLSLGEIAQQQDITRQAVYDNLKRAEEALKKYDKKLQLTTYYDALENETDKLASVIDQIRPKLDAKEIKKLEDILVRLETYQEGELE; via the coding sequence GTGTTAGATTTAGATAGAGTAGTTACAGTGGGGAGATTATTTAGTCTATATGGTCCTCTATTAACTGATAAACAACAAAAATTAGTAAAACTTTATTATTATCAAGATTTATCCTTAGGAGAGATTGCTCAGCAACAAGATATTACTCGTCAGGCAGTTTATGATAATCTAAAGCGTGCTGAAGAAGCTTTAAAAAAATATGATAAGAAATTACAGTTAACTACTTATTATGATGCATTGGAAAATGAAACAGATAAATTAGCTAGTGTTATAGATCAGATTCGCCCCAAGCTAGATGCAAAAGAGATAAAGAAATTAGAAGATATTTTGGTTCGATTAGAGACTTATCAAGAGGGGGAGTTAGAATGA
- the ftsY gene encoding signal recognition particle-docking protein FtsY → MLKKIFNFGKDKEEEDQPKEVANNEESSEEEAGLFGRLKKGLSKTRRGFVSQIQGLFKGYSSINEELFEDLEEILIQADVGVHTTMKLVENLKERADEEKIKDPSQLMGLLKDELTELLNAEGGIETQDKPTVLMVVGVNGVGKTTTIGKIAKRAKNANKKVLLAAGDTFRAAAIEQLQAWAAEVGTELISHQEGADAAAVAYDAVQAAKSRDNDLLIVDTAGRLHTQENLMEELKKVKKVITREAGDEMRVEVLLVLDATTGQNAVSQAKKFDQAVDVDGIALTKLDGTAKGGVVISVTEELDIPIKLIGVGEDVADLQDFEVDSFIAALFDERALTA, encoded by the coding sequence ATGCTAAAAAAGATTTTTAATTTTGGTAAAGATAAAGAAGAGGAAGACCAGCCCAAAGAAGTAGCTAACAATGAAGAATCTTCTGAAGAAGAAGCAGGATTATTTGGTAGATTAAAGAAAGGTTTAAGTAAGACAAGAAGAGGATTTGTCTCTCAAATTCAGGGTTTGTTTAAAGGTTACTCTAGTATTAATGAGGAATTATTTGAGGATTTAGAAGAAATTTTAATTCAAGCTGATGTCGGGGTTCATACTACAATGAAATTAGTAGAGAATTTAAAAGAAAGGGCCGATGAAGAAAAGATTAAAGATCCTTCTCAATTGATGGGATTACTAAAAGATGAACTAACAGAATTATTAAATGCTGAAGGGGGAATTGAAACTCAGGATAAACCAACTGTGTTGATGGTTGTAGGTGTTAATGGTGTTGGTAAAACAACTACCATTGGTAAAATAGCTAAACGGGCCAAAAATGCAAATAAAAAGGTATTGTTAGCAGCAGGAGATACATTCCGAGCGGCAGCTATTGAACAATTACAAGCCTGGGCTGCTGAGGTAGGAACAGAGCTTATATCCCATCAAGAAGGAGCAGATGCAGCGGCTGTAGCTTATGATGCTGTTCAAGCTGCAAAATCAAGAGACAATGATTTATTGATTGTTGATACAGCTGGTCGACTTCATACTCAAGAAAATTTAATGGAAGAGCTAAAAAAGGTTAAAAAAGTAATCACTAGAGAAGCAGGAGATGAGATGCGGGTAGAAGTATTGTTAGTATTAGATGCTACCACAGGTCAAAATGCAGTCTCCCAAGCTAAAAAGTTTGACCAAGCTGTTGATGTAGATGGGATTGCTTTAACTAAATTAGATGGGACTGCTAAGGGTGGAGTAGTTATTTCAGTTACAGAGGAGTTAGATATTCCAATTAAATTAATTGGAGTAGGAGAAGATGTAGCAGATTTACAGGATTTTGAGGTAGATTCTTTTATTGCAGCTTTATTTGATGAAAGAGCGTTAACTGCTTGA